The following coding sequences are from one Nicotiana tomentosiformis chromosome 3, ASM39032v3, whole genome shotgun sequence window:
- the LOC104088899 gene encoding trimethyltridecatetraene synthase-like, translating into MEISSVFITLGCLLALAIISKVIIDQYPKRKLPPGPRQWPIIGNLNLLGSLPHESLHHLLQKYGDLMFLKFGSKPVLVASSPEMAKEFLKTHDASFASRPALSAGKYTSYNYSDMTWAPYGAFWRQARKIYLTEIFNPKRLESFKYIRVEETRTLISSLHTLSGKPVFLKDHLPRFTLSTMSRMVMSGKYYSDESKSNTSIVSLEKLQWMLDEFFLLNGVINLGDWVPLLSWFDSQGYVKRMKALGKSFVEFHKSVLEDHKAKAKENSVPKDMVDVILQLADDPNLEVKLTKDHLMGLIHDLLAGGTDTSAAAVEWAFQELLRNPKVIEKANQELNRVIGKERWVEEEDFCRLPYIDAIIKETFRLHPLCTLLPPHYSIEDCNVAGYDIPKGTTVFVNAWSLGRNPKYWDRPEEFIPERFLENDIDIKGQNFTLLPFSSGRRRCPRYSLGIKVVRTTIANLLHGFNWKLTGGMKAEDISMEEIYGLTTHPKKPTSMIMEPRLSIHLY; encoded by the exons ATGGAGATTTCCTCGGTTTTCATTACTTTGGGATGCTTACTAGCATTAGCTATTATTTCAAAAGTCATCATAGATCAATACCCCAAAAGAAAACTACCACCAGGTCCGAGGCAATGGCCAATTATAGGCAATTTGAACCTTCTCGGTTCACTCCCACATGAGTCTTTGCACCATCTTTTACAAAAATATGGAGATTTGATGTTCTTAAAGTTTGGTTCCAAACCTGTTCTTGTAGCATCATCTCCAGAAATGGCTAAAGAGTTCTTGAAAACACATGACGCCAGCTTTGCTTCTCGTCCTGCACTCTCTGCAGGTAAGTACACTAGCTATAACTACTCAGACATGACATGGGCACCTTATGGTGCATTCTGGCGACAAGCTCGAAAAATCTACCTCACCGAAATATTTAATCCCAAAAGGCTTGAGTCATTCAAGTATATTCGTGTTGAGGAAACACGAACTTTGATTTCTAGTCTTCACACTCTCTCAGGAAAGCCAGTTTTTCTCAAAGACCATTTACCTCGATTCACACTTAGCACTATGAGTAGGATGGTTATGAGTGGCAAGTACTATAGTGATGAATCAAAATCAAATACTTCAATAGTATCACTTGAAAAGTTGCAGTGGATGCTAGATGAATTCTTTTTACTTAATGGGGTGATCAATCTTGGGGATTGGGTACCTTTACTGAGTTGGTTCGACTCACAAGGGTACGTAAAGAGAATGAAGGCATTGGGAAAGAGTTTTGTAGAATTTCACAAGTCTGTTCTTGAAGATCACAAGGCAAAAGCAAAGGAGAATTCAGTTCCAAAGGACATGGTTGATGTCATATTGCAGCTGGCTGATGACCCTAATCTTGAAGTTAAGCTTACTAAGGATCACTTGATGGGATTAATACAT GATTTGCTGGCAGGTGGAACAGATACTTCAGCTGCAGCAGTAGAATGGGCATTTCAAGAACTTTTGAGGAATCCAAAGGTTATAGAGAAGGCAAATCAGGAACTTAACAGAGTTATTGGCAAAGAACGATGGGTAGAAGAAGAGGACTTTTGTCGCCTACCATATATAGATGCCATAATCAAAGAGACATTTCGACTGCACCCACTATGTACATTGCTTCCTCCCCATTACTCAATTGAGGACTGTAATGTTGCTGGTTATGACATACCAAAGGGAACAACAGTATTTGTAAATGCATGGTCTTTAGGAAGAAATCCTAAGTATTGGGATAGGCCAGAAGAATTCATTCCAGAAAGGTTCTTAGAAAATGACATTGACATAAAGGGACAAAACTTCACACTGCTGCCATTTAGTTCAGGAAGGAGGAGGTGCCCCAGATATAGCCTTGGGATTAAGGTGGTCCGCACAACGATAGCTAACTTATTGCACGGGTTCAATTGGAAATTAACTGGAGGTATGAAAGCAGAGGATATAAGCATGGAGGAAATTTATGGATTGACTACACATCCAAAGAAGCCGACATCTATGATCATGGAACCAAGACTTAGCATCCATCTTTATTAG